Within the Trichoderma breve strain T069 chromosome 3, whole genome shotgun sequence genome, the region AGACTTGCCATGTTAGCTGGAAACGAGATATTCCATGAACTGTTCCTTTCAAAGCAGTATGGCGCCAGTATGCCAGTGGTAAATGCTGGCTATACAACGAGATAGAAATAACATGTAGAGGTAGGTAGACATTTATTTTTCAGAGATAATACAAGATATCATGGTGGTCGGTTCTGTATAGTTGGGGTACGATTTCGTGCATATCGGTTATACTCTTCGAGCAATGTTTACTCCAGGGTTGACAAAGGCTCGAGACGCAATGTCGCTGAACCGACGCACCACGTTTGTTGTTCCACCGGTGACTTGGGACTCGTCTAGAATGAATTTGGACGCAACGGCTAGCCTGTTCTTTGGGTCTGATTCGTCCAAATGCTGCGGAATCGTAGCTGCATATCCGGAGTCAAAGTTTGGCGCCAGCTCGCGGACAACGGCTATGGAGTAGAGGACATCTCGATTCTCTCGTCCGTCAAGAAGGTGGCGCATGCGGCTCAGGACGTCCTCCCTGATTTTGACAGTCGAAGGCGCGTTGGGATTGTCCCTCCTGCGAACGAATTCGGCCAGGCTATACCAAAAGTCAAACTGGCGCACACGGTGGTGGTCTGCGTCTGCAACTGGAGGTGCGAGAGGGTTGCTTTGCAGCTCATCACCACAGAGCAAAGCCTCGACTACCAGGAGGCGATTTTTGGCTTCAATGGGGTCGTTGTCTGGCGGCAGGCTGAGGCGCATGGAATTGTTCGCCCTGTCGGGGATTTGGTATGCCGTACAAGCCAACTCCCACACAATTCTGGTTTCCAGAACCCCTGAATAAGCCATTTGGGTGTGATCAttggccttgacggcctcgagGATTTTGAGAAAAGTTGCCATGTGCTCGATGAGGTTGGCATCTTTGGGAAATGTCATTTTGCCGTTGTCGGTAAAGTAGTACCAGCTCGTCTCGAAGAAGGCACTGAGCCCGCTGGCATACATTTCATGGTAGACCTTTGTGATTTCATTAAAAGTTTCTTCCGTGTGACTAATCTGCTGAACCGGTGCGGGTGGGCCAAGCAGATCGATAATCTCGTcgattttcatcttcttggctgGGAAATGCCATCCGGGTTAGCATTTTAGATTGCCTTTTATGATCACCGAGAGGAATGAGAGAAAGAAACCAGAAAAGCAAAGATTGGGGGGTAGACTTGGGACTCACCTCGTAAATAGCTGTTATCGGGGCCCGATAGCGACATTTGGTTGGCAGGCATGGCAGACATGGTGCGTACGGCGGGATCGATGCCTGAAGCAGAGTAGCCGTAGCCAAGTTCAGGCTTCAcagacacagagagagaaggattGTAGGTGCTTGGTGGGATCGACGGGGTGCCAGGGTTCGAGCTTGTCGCATAGCCGCTCGGCAGCATCGGCGATTGGCTACCATACGAGTTGACCAGACGCGGTGTAGGAGGACCAACTGCCGACCCGGACTGCACAGAAGCGATGCCCGACGGCTCGGGCTGTGAGAGGCTGTTGGACACGGGCTggacgctgctgctggtgggGGTTCCGGGCTGCTGTCGGAAGATGGGATCGTAGCCCAGGCACTCGCGCTTCGATTTCCTGCAGTTGTTGCAGGTGGGATGCGTCTCGTCGCACTGCAAGGACAGATGGATGTCAATGGCAAGATTCTAGGTGGGGCGCATAGACGCAGAGATGCAGAAAGCGGCTAGCTAGCAAAAAAGTGACGATGATGCAAAAAGGGAGGGATGAGAGTAAGAAGTAAGAGCAAAGGGCGAAGCTAGGGGCGGTGTGGCTAAAGAGCGGAGAAGTCAATGTCTTGAGTGCAAGACAATGGAGGGAAGAAATTTTGCAATTGGCGCGAATGTGCCAAGTCTCACGCTCGCGTTGGTTTATACTGTAGCGGCGCGCGCCACGAGTTTCAAAGGCAGCTCAGCTCTCAGCAAGCTTCAGCTGCCGAGGGGccgcttttttttcttgctttgctCCATCCCACGCGTAATACGAACAACTCGCTTTCAGCCAATGCGAAAGTAGAgacgaggaaaaggagaataGAATAAAAATGAAGGCATAGTTTGGAGGAGGAATAAAAATGGGTAGACTGGGCAAGCAATTGTAGTGGTAAAGAGCTTTTTGAAAGGGTAATTGGATGTCCATATGCGCACCTTGATTCGTCGTTTGCGGCACGTTAAGCAGCCCGTCTTGGTTCGTCGCTTGATCTCCTATATGCCACAGCCGTCAGCCCCGACCCAGAAAACAATCAATTGGTTCCCCtagagaagacgaagagagcCGCGACCTGCTCAAAACACATACCTTCTTGGGGCCTCGGTGGTTGATGAGCCGAGGATCGTGCGGGAGAGGATACCGAGCCAAGGCGTCCTGGGGGAAGCCGTAATTGGAAGGGAGAGGCGCTGAATGGCTTGTGAAGTAAGGAGGGGTCGAGACGGCAGTAAGGGGCATGCTCATGCCCATGGACATGGAGTGGTGCGGCATTGGAGGGACAGATTGCTGTGACATGGCGTCGATGGTGCGCATGCTGGGCAGTGACATTTGCGGAGTGCCCACGGGACTGACGCGGTATGCATCGCCCTGctgagctgcagctgtgACTGTGGAATATGAGGCGTACTGAGTGGTCGGGAGGCTGGTCTGAGGATAGATgggcgacgaggagcttgtgGGATAGCCTGCGTGCATGCCGTGGAGGGCCGGTCGGTGGCTCGCCATGTCGGCCTCGGACACGGGGGTCGTGGTATTGGTCTCGGACGCCCGACTGTCGTCGCCGTtctgctgaggctgagggggCGGCagcgtctgcgtctgcgtctgcggCTGCGATTGCTCCTGTGGTTGCGATTGCGGTTGCGGCTCGTGATGTTGCTCCTCCTTCTGCTCCtgcggtggctgctgctgctgcggctgctcgTGCTTGAGCTGCGATTGCTGCTCTTCCGTGGGCTCCTGCGGAGGCGGCGCAGGGGCAGCGACAGTGGGAATCGAGTCTGAAGAGGTAGATTGTGTGACTTGGTTCTCGGAAGAAGTCCCTCTCGtgggagaagcagaagcaggtcGAGGAGCAGAGTCGGAGACAACAACGACAGAAGTCTTGTCGTCTCCCGAATCGTCTGGAACCATTTTCTAGTCTGTTGTAATTCCAATTTTATGGAGCGACATGGAAGGTAGCTCTGCGACAGGGGATGCACCCCGGCCCGGCGAAGCGACAGGAGAGGGAgggctgggctggatgcTCTACTGCTAGTcgcggaggaagagattgtTGTGATGTGCAGGCAAAAGAGGCGGATGCAAAAATGAAGGTCTggagcatcaacaacaggcAGGGCGGCCCGTTACAGGCAAGGTACTTGCCAAAGTGGTATAGGTACTCGTGCAGGCGCTTGTGCTGGCAGGAGTGCCAACTGCACTCTTCAATCGCAgcaagtacaggtacaggtacaggtactgcAGCGGCGCGCATGCACCTGGCCCACTAGCGGTCGGTACCTGTCCTTTGGCACCTGGGCACCTAAGCtccaagtacaggtacactAGATCACAAGCACTCGACCTTGACTCTTTCAGCGGCAGGGCCCCCCAGCTAGGCTTATTAGTCGGCTAGCTCCTTGGGCAACTCCCGGAAGCTGCTCCGTGCAAGACAAGATGAACAGAATGGAACGCTGAAAGGCGGTAATCTCAATTCTTCAGCAGACGGCGATGAACGAAGCACAGttgattggattggattggattggtgCTGCACGAGAAGCGTGTGCCTGGACACGAAGGTCCCTTTTCAGGTATATACAAAGCTCGCAAGTACCTCTTTGGTAACTGCAGCATCTGGACAATATAGACTCTCAAGAGCTGCTAACTGGATCTGGTAGGGAGTTGAGTACCTacctcgagctgcttggaGCAAACCTACCGCAGTGCATCTTCGCCCAAACATCAttggcaaaagcaaaaccGCGGGATGCAGCCGCAGACGCAGACACAGTCCATTCAAGCAATCAACTATCGAGACcagtgcagcagcagcagagcaggGCACCAACTTGCACCGACGAATATTGATTCATCAGTCTCAGCATGCATGCGTGTACAGCTGCTTTAGTGCCGTGGCTGCTTCGTGCTAAGGTGCGGAACGACGATACCCCTACATAACGCTACATAACGGGGTCACACTGCTGAATACGCGAGTCCTGCTGGCTGCGACAAGTACTAACAAGCAGGTACTACTGCGAGGACTCGTATCTTAGTGCCTCGATATGCATGCACGCGCGGATGCCGGTTCGCTGTCTTTGAATGTTAGTTTCTACTTTCCTGGAACCTTGTTGGTGCTCCGTACTTGGAGGGATGCTTGTCTTGTGATGGAGTGCCCGGTAGGGCGGCTCGGACGACGGACCCGGTCCAATCGATTCTCGGCAACCCTGGAGATCTATTGGATTCGCCCTCACTACCACCACACCATACACGAGTGCCTGTACGGCAGTCTAGAGGCTTTCAAGCCGATACGATGCCACAGCTCGACGCCCATCCCAAGGTAGGGCACTCGTACATATTGGCATCCACGACGGCTTGGTACTGACTGAAACTCCCTGACTGATGCTAGGTGGAATGGGATGAAATAGCGTCAAGTTACTCGTCATTTTTTCCGTCCACCAGTCATTGAGCAgctgtagcagcagcagcagcagcaatccCATGGAAAGCTTCCCGTCTGCTTGCTTCAGGGGTTGACGTTGAGGGGATGTTGAGGAGACGTTGAGGAGAAGACACGACACGTGCCACCTAAGGTAAGGTGGGCATTAGGTAAGACTTCAGGTAGGTCTGTATCCTGATAGCGATGCGGCATGGTTTCTTCTCGGCCAAACTGCCTGGTCACGCCTGAATATCTTGGCTTCTCCCATGCTCGTACATACAAACTCTACCGATTCcgctctctcctctctcagctCCTTAGAGTCTAGAGCTGAGCTGGACATGGAGAGCTCACGAGCAGGCGCTTGTAGGGAGCCTGCATCGCTAGCACCAGGCACGCTGGACACCGCTGAGACAGGTGGGCTTCTTCccgtccatctccatcttgttTACTCTCGCGAACCAGCATTCGGCTATGCTAGTACTACTGCTGCTAGCAGAACGGTCCACTCTCCTCCAACGCTATGGTATGTTGTCTCAGACGTGGAACCTCTTGGTCCAACAGCCGCGTCCTTCACAaccagccagcagccagagaCGGCCGATAACGCCTACCTGTGGATAAGATCGATGGAGGTGCAGATTGGCGAGCGATATAATACGAGTGGCAGAAGGGACTGGCCGGCCAAGATACGAGTAACTGGTCATTTACTACCTGCCTACGTGTGCTgggcagcatcagcaaatCGACAAAGCATGGCTTGGTGAACAAGGATGCCTGTGTACGATACACTCCAGACTCCCAAtaccagctcttctctcttcaatgGATCCAATTGCTTGTCTGCCGAAAATAGATGCCTGTACAGGCGATGCAGCAGACAGGACAACGTGCGTACAAGGACGGTGCTAGAGGCAGGCCGTCATGAGCAACAATACAATCTACCTACTGTATGCCAGCACCACCATCGTGGCATCTGAGGCTGCAACGTCGAGGACGGTACCTGTACTACGGCTTCGTACCACTACAGCTTCACACCACCAAGTGCTAAAACACCGCTACTCCGCAATAGTGTTCGGATACCTTGGCCCGGATAGAAAGTAGCGTGGAACCAGGGGGGCCAGGTCATAAACGGTGAGAGCTGCATTGTGCTGCATGTGAGCACTGGCTTTGTGCATGCACTGCACATACGAGTCCTGCTCCTACATGTATGCCCCCTCGGGGGCTCACCGATTCGTAGCCATTCGAGGGGCAGCGAGCTGGCATCCAGATCGATGCTGCAGCGTTTGGCCTTGAATATCCCCGAGACAATGCCTGCAACGGCGCTGGGGGACCAATCGCACTCTCCTCGCTACCTAGCTTCAACCGCCTAGCCCGTGCCCGCATCTCATCCGAGTCTCGATGGGACAGGCGAGACAATCGAGCCGCCTGCCTTttgagagagcgagagagagcgagagagagaaaaaaaaggagctcACGGAACCTTCTAAGAAACCTTGTTGCCGCCTCTGCTCATTGGCCTGCGCCCACATCCCCCGACCCGGCATGTGCCCGCCGATATACtactttctttgttctttgtaGTTATACATCCGGAGCTCATTCACGGAGTTGGCACCGGTGGATCTCCCTGCCTCATGCAGCCATCTCCCGTGGCcctccgtacggagtacatggaGCGACTATCTGCTCTCTGCAGTATGCAGTACGACTTCGACTGTAAGTCCCGGGGCTCATTTTGGGGAACCCACCGATGGGGAGCCATAGCTTGACACCGCCGACTAATGTCTTGTTAGCAACCCCAACTCATTGCGGAGCGCATACAAGTACACATGATAGGCTGGCGCCAAATGCTGAAATATACAGTACAGGTAGCCCAAGGGAGAGATGAGCCCTTAGCTGAGCAAACCTGGCCCTGGGCGGTGCAATTTCATTAGCGGCCCAGCGGCCAGCCACCGGCTTGGATTAAGTTCCTTTCACATGATGGGGATCTGAATGCCTGGAGGGGAAGGGAAGGGGGTAAAGGCAAGTTGgaataagaaaaaagcaaagaaaatgagCTGACAATGATGGCAGTAATACACACTAACCTCCCAAAACAGAAGCAAATCGACCAGGGCGCTAAGCAACGGCAGCTTCCTTGGCGAAGCGAAAGGCGAAAGGGGAGCATCAGCCACATggacagacagacagccGCAAGccgcgctgctgctgcaagttGCTCCGCACTCTCAGCCCTCATCACAGGTCATATACATACTCATATGTCCgtgatgtactcgtatatgtGCAAGTCGATAGTCTCCCGGAGCTCTGCTTACCATTGGCGCCAGTGTCATGCTGGCAGCTTCATTCGTGGACATGTACATGGAAATGGAGGAGCTTGACCACCGCCTCAGCACCACCTGAGCACCACAGTCGCTCCGTCTATGCGTCGCCAAGAGGATTCGCCTCCGCCTGGCTCCCAGCGAGAGCCTTGGCAAGCCATCAAAGGGGACGACAGCCGTGCAAGCAGCTCCTGGTAGCGGCCGATAAACCTGGTGATGCTCACCCGGGGGCTCCAAAAGACGCTGCGACGCCTGCATTCCAGCTCAGGAGCCACTACGCCCAAAAAACCATCCCTCTGACCGTATCGTCTGGCTTCAGGCGTTTTGCTTTGTACAGCGGAATATCATCCCGTCACTGCTGCAGGGATCCAGGCGGCTGAGAGGGGTGCTGCAACCGCCAGCATCCGCGGTCCAGATAGACGTGGTAATGCTACGTCGTCGCCTCCTAGTGGTTTCCGTCGTTTTAGCCTACGGTCCCTCCAGAGCAGGCTAATAAGTGGGAGAGACCTGAGACTTGCACACACGAGTTGCATCGACTATCAGCCAGCTTGATGCATAGAGGATCTAGCCGCATGACTTAGCCTGCCGGCTCTGCGATTCCTCTGCAGCTCCACAAGGCGAAACGTACGTATCTGCTAATAGAGGAGCCGGTCCATCGTGCCTGGTGGCATCGGTGGCTAGAGGCATCAAGTCGCCGTCCCAGCGCTCCTTACCGTACAAATCCATCGGAATAATTAGCTGTACATTCAGATAAGCGAACACCAACGTCCTGGACAAGGTTCTTAGTCCTTTAACGCTCCTGGCTCTGCCGATGCTGCCAtttactcgtactgtacggagtacgggGCGGCGGATACAGGCAGTACTATATGTACAGTCCAAAGTGGTGGCAGCGCTGACCGTTCGAGCGTCGCATTGCCAacagaagctgaagagacGGGCCTGGCTCTGGCCCACTTTGAAGCCTGCTGGCCTGCCCCCTATTATCACTCCATTACAGAACAACAAATACGGACTTGCGAGTGACCTGAATGGCTTCGCACGGCTGGGGTGTGCAAGTAGGGAGAGGGCCTAGTGCAGCAGAGGTGGCAGGACAGAGTCGCAACAGATGCCATCATGAGACAAGGCTGCGTCTTCACCGTTGTTCGGGCTCGGGTTTGCTTCAAGACAGCCTCCTTGTCGGTAAATCGTATTGCCTCGAAGCTCTTGATAACTTACAGCAACGGGCGCTAACTCCGCATTATGCATACAGGTATGGTCAGCCTCCTGCAATGTTGGTCTGATCTTCTCAAGGCCTGGGTATGTACTTACTGTAGGGCTTCCCAAGCCCACCGAAACACCGAGTCATTCCATGCCCTGCCCGGCTTGTCTCCTTTCCTCGGCAAAGAGCACCAGGCCGGTCAACAGGGTCCTCTTGGcttctactccgtactgtacgATCCTTTTTCTCCCAATCTTGCCTTTCATTCCTTCGGCGCTCCCTATTCGCGTAGTCGTCTCGCTACCAGTCTAGATTGGATGTGGCAGGCAGCCCCTGGCCGCAATGTGCGGAGAATGCTACAGGTTACCTGCAGGCATGCAGTTTGTGTGCGCGTGTTTAACATGGCCACGCAGTAGTATCATATCACATGCAGGTAGAGCTCTGATATATACGAAGCAGTGTCACTACATACAGctaatgctgctgctgctgctgctgttataTTACGTGGTCCTACTAACAGCTGATGCTACCCCAAACTCTCTTCGGGATATGTACGAAGCGGTAATGCTGCTCCGTGCCCATCATATGTACAGCTATGCATTAACATAGATAGCGTCTCACGCCGTCCTATAGGAACCGATTCCATTGCAAGGCGTTCATCCATCTGCAGAAAGGCAATCCCACAGGTTGCAAGGCACACATTTACAAGGATCCTCGGCCGCACTGTCGCAACAGAGGCTCCACCGCTTGCCAATCAAGCCCAGACTCGTTCGTCTCTGCGTTGTTGTTTCCAATGACAATCCACGGGCTTGCACGGCATGTCCGCGTCTCTCTGTCATAAGTCCACGCCAGGCAGCTCTTCCTGTTCCGGCACTTACTGCGGCACACCTCTGCCGATGCGATCCTCTCCCATGTCGTTGTGCCTTCGCCCGTCGGCCCCACGTAGTCCCGCATCTGACGTACCGGCTCGCGGCCAGCGTTGTCAAGTGAAGTGTCAGCAAAGAGCTGCCATAGTTGGGCCCAAATCACTGGCTGCTCTCTGTTGTTGGAGAGAGCTTGACCGACGGCTTCCATGGCCCCTGGTCTGCGGGCGCCGTGAAAGGACACAATGGGCGAGCAGAAGCGGTCTCTCTGGATTCGGGCCATGTCAGGCGGCTCACCGTTGAAATGGTGGCTATACCGCTCGTCGAGATAGATGCCCAGCTTGATCAGCGTCAGGCCTACAAGGCGGTCACCCCATGTCTCATCGAGAGAGTCGATATATGACTGAGCGACGATGTCGGGGCGATGGAATAGTCGCCGCATGACCTCCCGCGAGAGCACAATACCAGAGCCTCCGTGTGCGAATCGAGACTTGTAGTCACCTACGGCGTTGCCCAAATAGTATGGCCTTGAGGGGTCCAAATGGCTCAAGAGTAGATGCAACGAGGGCTCAATCAAGAAGGTATCGTCATCCAGGATGATGTACCATTGCTTGTCAGGCATCAGTTTGTAAGCCAACTCCATGCCGGCTATGAACTTGACCGCTCAGACGTTAGCAGGTTTACCAGACAGGGGAAGGAATCAAGGTCATTGTTTTGTGTGAATTACCTTGAGCGCGTCCAACTCCCACCCAAACTCTTGGCCAATCTCCCTCGCTTTGTCTTCATCGGCCAAGTCGACTGCTTCTTGAAGGGAGCGATACTTGGCGAGGCGGGGGTGGCCTTGAAGCGACGGATCAATCTTgggcttcatcatcatgttgaCAACGTTATACACAATAGGCAGCCCATCATCTGTCTGATTTGTTGGCGTCCAGTCTCCAACGACGAAaaagttctttttttctttgctcaGAATGTTTCCACTGTGAGAGAAAGCCTTTAACAGGGCAGGCACCCGATGGCGAGTGCCATAGCCTGTTTTTACGAGATAGCCGACCTCGTCTCGCAGATTGAGAGGGTATGGCGGAGGTTGTTGGTGCAGCCAAGCGTCTCGGTCCGTGGCTGACGCTCGGAGGAAGTTGAATAAGCGAGAAGCGTTAAAGTTGATGGAGAGTCGGATTGGCGAGGTGGGAGGGAGTAATAGAAAGGTGGTGTTGagggtgatgaagaggctggcaaagaagagaatgaagcGCCGGCGAGTAGGTCGTGGTATGAATATCATGATGATAAAGACAACTGACTGGATCTCGCAGCTGCACCTCTCTGGTGAGTTAAACGAGATGCTGCTAATCCACACAAAGACACTCCTCAGCCCCAGCAGCGCATAGTAACTCGACGAATAAAAAGGGACAAACAACCTCTCCAGATTATCACTGATGACACCAGTAAGTCAATGAGCCACTATAACAGCTCCTCTATTTTAGAACGGCTACGGCCAAGTCTTTGTCCTAGGACATCTattcccccctctctctcctccgACGACGGCCGAAGGCTGCATAAAAAACATGGAGTTTTGGTAGCCAAGCCTAAGCCTCCTCTTAATACGTGTACCCTCGTATGACATCGAGTTTCTCCCGTGTATGACACGAGAAGCTCCATAGTCTGTGCGATGATCCCTCCACTTAGGGCGTCATTAGTAGAAATGCCCAGCCACGGtcctttgttcttctctcttttttttcgctcTCCTATTTTATTTACACTAGTATAGGCTTGGGTGATACATATTTTTCCACTCGTATAGGCTGATACAGTTTTTGTGTTCCACCTTTGATCGTCAAACGCGAAACTCGCTCATTGGGGTTTGTGTTGTCATGTCAAGTTGCTAGCGGGATGATCGACGAAGCTTACGCGTGTTTATGGGCACCATAGTACAGGATTGTCTGTGTGGATTATTCTCTTTCTAAAATAGAAATGTGTTTATAATATTTCACATGGCTACTATCGTGACTTTTTTCGATATACGAAGATGGAACTTGGAGTTGTTTTTGACCAAATGGATGTTTGTACAACTTCTACTCtgggcttctttcttccccaTAAGCAAATACCCATCTACTTTAGTAACACTAACACCACACGATCTTCGACCACAAGCGATCAGCACCACATccaaggaaaagagaaaaaactaCTAGAATAACCTCAAGGCTAATACTCACAATTCTGTCCATCATCAGCGACCAACCATCATAGCAAGAAATTCGCCTGCTTTCACAAAATTGGGTGGGCAAATTAGTAGCTAGGGCATCTGTTGTAATTTAAGCTTAATTATGACATTATGCTGCTCagcgagatgagagatgatgaaagaaaaacTTCTATATAAAGACTCCCTCGAGATTACCCAATTACGGGGCAAAACGGAAGCCCCATACTAAATTTAGCTGAACATTCTTCTAGAACAAATTTGCGAATGTGGACAATCGGGGGAAATTAtagcttctttttgcctgttCCCACCAAATGCTGAATCGTCATCAACCACAAAGGTTCATTTGGGTCTAATTAAACGACTCCCAATAGTAAACTGCGGATATGCCCCAAATCCACTCATAATTTACAACGCTGCGACGGCTGCTCTTTTTGTAGAtcctactgctgctgctactgctacaagtacctgtactctcTTACAATGAATGAaaaaatctcttcttctcgtacAAGTCATCTTCCGCACCGCCCCCTGTCCCTCTCTGTCTCCAATTTCCAATTAAtacttctctctctcctaTTTCCAATAATAACTTCTCCCTCCACCGCGCAGCCCATACTTGTATGTCCAATGTAGTTTTTTTCCGCGGCCCAAGCAAAAGCCGACGACAAGGTTCTAAGTTCAGAtatgttcttctttttttggttcccCCTGGGCGAACTTTCTACAGTAGTACACAAACCCCCGAAATTGAACAAGACGAAAAAAACGCCGGACAAAtgcaaaaaaaagcaaaggaaaaacaaaacagaagaagaacaaaagggGAAAGGGTTCCAAATCGTGAATACTTCGTAATAGGCattcaaaaaagaaaagaaaagaaaaaagaacaaggggCAATGATGTATGTACTTCATTCTTCCGCCTCCAGCTCGTAAAACAGCAGATAGACCTCTTTCTGCATGCCCAAGACCTCGCTTGTCTTGGCCTCGCGTACCTTTTCGTCACTCACTCGCCACCACTTGTCCGcgggcctcttcttcttgggtcGCGGATGAGGCTTGCCGACGCCCAGCGGGCTAGGGGATGAGGATCCGTTGAGGCTTGCTCTGGGAGGCGCGAGTTTAGACAGCGCTGACTTGGTAGATGCAGCAACAGATCGAAGGCTACTGGTCTCGCCGTCTCTGCCATTCGTCAGGTCGACGGGGACGCTCCGAGGGGGTCCTGCAGCAGATTCTAGCGACGGCGTAGACGGAGTCGTATCTGAGGACGGCGAGAGCAAATCCGGAGTCGATATTGAAGGACTGTCGGATCGGAGCGCCGAGATTTGCGGCGTTGAAATGGGCGTCGGTGTCTTGCTGTAGATTTCAGAGGGCTGAAAGGTATTGATGTTTGCATAGGGAGACGGCGCATTCTGGCGCCTAAATGCTTCGTAGTGACCACTGTTATGGCCTCCTCGATGTGTCACCACGCCCAGAAGCTTGTATTTGCGCTGTTCGATGACGCTTCCCAGCGGCAACTGCTCGGGAAAGGAGACCTTGGCCGAGTTTTTCTGTGTGACCTGGCCGATGCCGTAGATGGATCGGGACAGATGAATGGCCAAGATTTTGGGAAACGTAGACATGCGCGTCGTCTTGGCGATTCTCCTCTTGGGTGCATATCGAATGTCGCCGAGTTCGACGTCCTCGGGCGGCTGTTCCGGGTCAAGGGCAATagccatcttcaacttttCAATCTTGTCTTGGGCGTCAGCCCTGAAGCTCTCGGACGTCGACTTGGCCATCTCGTGCTCGAGGTTGGTCCGGGTCTGCACCAGGCGACACATTTCACACTTGAAGTCGTCGATATATTCCGTCTTAAAAATACCGTCAAAGCATGCGTTGAGCGTTGTCGATGAGACCTGCGGGACTGCGAGCGTCAGGCTGCAGAAAGTCTCCTCCCTCGGCTTGGTGGTGTAGCCGCAGGTTTGGCACTGGATATGCGACTCGTATTTGCCCTCCAGCGGAAAACCCTCCTCAAGTTCTAGCGGAGGCTTGTTCTGGATCTCGCGAACGGCTCTCTGCACATCGGCCAGGTCGATGTTGACTGCAATCTCGCTCTCGGATCCCGCGACAGTAGATGCTTCCAATCCCAATCCGTCGGTGATGTTGATTTCGACAGCGTCATCCGACTTGTCAGTGTCGTTGCcatccttgtccttgtccttggtgcTATTCGTACTCGATTCGGTCACTGCCGCCGCAATGCCCAGCTTCCGAGCATGCAGGCGAGCGCGTTGGCCGGCGTGATACTCGT harbors:
- a CDS encoding fungal zn(2)-Cys(6) binuclear cluster domain-containing protein — translated: MVPDDSGDDKTSVVVVSDSAPRPASASPTRGTSSENQVTQSTSSDSIPTVAAPAPPPQEPTEEQQSQLKHEQPQQQQPPQEQKEEQHHEPQPQSQPQEQSQPQTQTQTLPPPQPQQNGDDSRASETNTTTPVSEADMASHRPALHGMHAGYPTSSSSPIYPQTSLPTTQYASYSTVTAAAQQGDAYRVSPVGTPQMSLPSMRTIDAMSQQSVPPMPHHSMSMGMSMPLTAVSTPPYFTSHSAPLPSNYGFPQDALARYPLPHDPRLINHRGPKKEIKRRTKTGCLTCRKRRIKCDETHPTCNNCRKSKRECLGYDPIFRQQPGTPTSSSVQPVSNSLSQPEPSGIASVQSGSAVGPPTPRLVNSYGSQSPMLPSGYATSSNPGTPSIPPSTYNPSLSVSVKPELGYGYSASGIDPAVRTMSAMPANQMSLSGPDNSYLRAKKMKIDEIIDLLGPPAPVQQISHTEETFNEITKVYHEMYASGLSAFFETSWYYFTDNGKMTFPKDANLIEHMATFLKILEAVKANDHTQMAYSGVLETRIVWELACTAYQIPDRANNSMRLSLPPDNDPIEAKNRLLVVEALLCGDELQSNPLAPPVADADHHRVRQFDFWYSLAEFVRRRDNPNAPSTVKIREDVLSRMRHLLDGRENRDVLYSIAVVRELAPNFDSGYAATIPQHLDESDPKNRLAVASKFILDESQVTGGTTNVVRRFSDIASRAFVNPGVNIARRV
- a CDS encoding fringe-like domain-containing protein: MIFIPRPTRRRFILFFASLFITLNTTFLLLPPTSPIRLSINFNASRLFNFLRASATDRDAWLHQQPPPYPLNLRDEVGYLVKTGYGTRHRVPALLKAFSHSGNILSKEKKNFFVVGDWTPTNQTDDGLPIVYNVVNMMMKPKIDPSLQGHPRLAKYRSLQEAVDLADEDKAREIGQEFGWELDALKFIAGMELAYKLMPDKQWYIILDDDTFLIEPSLHLLLSHLDPSRPYYLGNAVGDYKSRFAHGGSGIVLSREVMRRLFHRPDIVAQSYIDSLDETWGDRLVGLTLIKLGIYLDERYSHHFNGEPPDMARIQRDRFCSPIVSFHGARRPGAMEAVGQALSNNREQPVIWAQLWQLFADTSLDNAGREPVRQMRDYVGPTGEGTTTWERIASAEVCRSKCRNRKSCLAWTYDRETRTCRASPWIVIGNNNAETNESGLDWQAVEPLLRQCGRGSL
- a CDS encoding ubiquitin carboxyl-terminal hydrolase domain-containing protein gives rise to the protein MPDKTASVVSYAAGASLAAAALIYVFGPTFTIDHDTTSSRKKTIVGLRNQANDCFINSVLQALAGLPELRVYLIRETHRRRIEDPAVYANLVQPLDGNGKQLAQWKLQGLQDGLVTHGLKEMLDALNERPISKKAISPFPFVKVLEVAFKQRISRQQQDAQEFLQIVAERLKDEYHAGQRARLHARKLGIAAAVTESSTNSTKDKDKDGNDTDKSDDAVEINITDGLGLEASTVAGSESEIAVNIDLADVQRAVREIQNKPPLELEEGFPLEGKYESHIQCQTCGYTTKPREETFCSLTLAVPQVSSTTLNACFDGIFKTEYIDDFKCEMCRLVQTRTNLEHEMAKSTSESFRADAQDKIEKLKMAIALDPEQPPEDVELGDIRYAPKRRIAKTTRMSTFPKILAIHLSRSIYGIGQVTQKNSAKVSFPEQLPLGSVIEQRKYKLLGVVTHRGGHNSGHYEAFRRQNAPSPYANINTFQPSEIYSKTPTPISTPQISALRSDSPSISTPDLLSPSSDTTPSTPSLESAAGPPRSVPVDLTNGRDGETSSLRSVAASTKSALSKLAPPRASLNGSSSPSPLGVGKPHPRPKKKRPADKWWRVSDEKVREAKTSEVLGMQKEVYLLFYELEAEE